The sequence below is a genomic window from Lolium perenne isolate Kyuss_39 chromosome 4, Kyuss_2.0, whole genome shotgun sequence.
ACACGAAGTGAGGCCCCCAAGAGGAGCAGATTGAGGCGGAGGGACCGAGTCCATCATTTCGAACAGGAGGGCCATCGTCGGGACGTCTTCAACAAGGAAACAACACCCGCAGGTGTCGCCGTCACCGGCACATGCCATAACCGTGCGCTACTTTTGCCTAGGTCTAAGCCTTGTCAGAATTCCTGGCACCGTCCCGACAACGCAGAGCGAACAAGGCAGAGATCACTCCGCGTCTCCAAGCTAAGTCGCActttgaactagccccaactatacTTATCCACAGGAAGAACGCGCTGGCTAGAAGAGTCCGGCTAGGCCCAGATCTAGACGTCCACGACGCCAGATTGGTGGCACCATGAAGGCCACACCATCCTAGCCGGAGAGCACCTACACAAGCACAACTAAGATGGTTGGAGGGAGAATAGACCGCAGCCGCCGGAGTAGCTGCAGTACTGGTCCAGCCTAGGAACCGCGATCCAAACATCACCCACAGCGACAAGGGACTGTTGTAGTCCCCTGAAAAATAGACCTCCAATAGCCCTGAATGGCCAGGGCTAGGTCCAGGCTCGCCTGGCCCAGAACTAGCCTGAATGCAACCGGCGAGATGCGGTGGAGGTGGCGCAACGGGCGCAACGGGCGCAACGGACACGCAACCACACACCCCTAGCCACCCTCTGATCCAGAGGATCCGGCCAGGCCCTGCCGGGCCCAGTCTAGGCCCACGAGCCTAGATCCGGCCGAGCTGCCTCGCTGCCGACCAGAGCAACGACGGGAGACACCGCGTCTGCATCCGGACCACCTGCCGTCGGGGAGGCCATGGTAGCACCGACCTGGGCCAGCGTCACCGGGTCGCTCCGCCGCGAGGAAGGGTGCCGCCCCATCGGGCTCGGGAGTCACAAAGGAAGAGAatgagcaacaagcgaaccaccaagaaacacacagtaagcagaaagtgaacgacgatccgtaggatcactcgcccacgtagcatccgagtagcactggagctgaAAAGAACTAGAacgaggaaagaaaaggcgacgagtgatcgtgccacgaaggtaacgaagaacacgaaggagatgactgtagtgaacagtggtaggagctgagacaaactgactcagaatatgaacaggataagaaatatcaggacgagtgacagcaagataaacaagactcccaacaagatgacgataacgtgtgggatcaggaagaggatcaccatcggtaggacgaagcttaacattaagctccataggagtatcaaccgtgcgctcatccccaagagcagcacgagcaagaagatcctgaatgtacttctcctgagagatagagaagccatcagaagtggaggaaacctcaatcccaagaaaatagcgaagaggaccaagatcagtcatgagaaactgatcacgaagacgagcctttacaaaggcaatatactcaggatcatcaccagtaatgatcatatcatcaacatagagaaggagaagggtgcgtccacgaggagaagtgtgaacgaaaagtgctggatcatgaagactaggagagaaaccagcagcagtcaccacagaggcaaagcgctcaaaccaggcacgaggggcctgtttgagaccatagagagaacgtcgaagacgacaaaccatcccatcgggaacagaatacccaggaggaggctgcatgtaaacctcctcactcaacttgccattaagaaaagcattctgaacatcaagctgggagacagaccagcggcgaacagaggcaacagcaagaagggtacgcacagtagtcatatgagccacaggggcaaacgtctcatcatagtcacggccgtgctcctgctgaaaaccacgagccacaagacgcgctttatagcgctcaagagatccatcagagcgagtcttaattttatagacccacttacacgtgatgggacgaacaccagaagggggagaaacaagatcccaagtgccagtgcgctcaagcgcagcgatctcctcagccatggcaagctgccattcaggatgacgctcggcatcccgataagaagtcggctcggaaacgacagagagaccatactgactaggagagtaacgaactggagcacgatgctgacgaacaggccgagaagggggaaggtcatctgcagaagacaagtcatcagaagaaggggaagaagggacagaatcggaaggagccgaagccggagaacgaggagtactaggtggactagacgaacgagaggatggcgtcgaagggggcgcatcagaagtaggagggaggggaggagggacagcagggggtgcatccggaaaaagaagaaaagagatatcatccaccgggtaagtacccgaggtggggcgaggatagaagggacgcgtctcatcaaatgtgacgtcacgagagatgcgcatccgacgaccaacggggtcccaacagcgatagcccttatgctcatcactgtatccgagaaaaacacactcaacagactgagcggtcagtttggtgcgttcgcgaggaggcagaaggacatagcagacacaaccaaatgaacggagagtcgagtagtctggagaaacaccagagagacgctcgagaggaatgccaccctgtagagcagcggaaggctgaatgttaatgaggtgggccgacgtagcgacagcctcaacCCAGAAATGTGGAGGAAGAGAagaggcaatcatcatagcacgggtggtctcaagaagatgacgatgcttacgctcggcgacgccattttgagcatgcgcgccgggacaagaaaactgagcgagggtgccctcctcagcaaggacaccacgaaggtgctgagagatatactcaccagcagaatcagcacggaacacgcgaatgggtgaggaatactgagtgcggaccatggccgcaaaacgctgataaatagagagcacctcactacgagagtgcatgaaaaacacccaggtgtaccgtgaaaaatcatcaatgaataagatatagtatcgatggccccctttcgaagcgaagggagccggaccccaaacatctgaatggactaaatcgaacggtcgctgagagacagatacactagtaggatagggaagctgaatctgtttgcctaacctacaaccctgacagtgtaacgacccatctccagagacagaccccagaaggccacgatgaaccaaagacgacaggcgagagtcacaaaggtgaccaagacgatgatgccactgctgaaaagagccggtgacagaggcaacaaccggaggagaactggcagatgaagtggcagcggaaggaacacgaagccagtctaactcccaaagccccggagactgacggctacgagggccagctccaaccagggcctgtgtgcgacgatcctgaaccgcacaagactcagcgtcaagaatgacgcgacaaccagaatcggtgagctggctagcagagaaaaggttcatctgaaggcgaggaacatgagaaacatcagggacagagaaagagggagtagaaagggtgcctgtactagaaacgggaatagaggtaccatcaaccgtgacaacacggacaggagaaataagagaccgGAGAGCAGACAGGATAGAAgactcagaggtcatatgaaaggaagctccagaatccagataccacggggacgtacctgactgtgtagaaagtggtggtcgcgcagtgccagaagagccagtcacagaaccagcagcgcccggcgaggaagagtctggagtagcgagcagaccacgaagacccctgagaatgtcctgatccgagagtgcaactgcagaagatcctgaagagccagcctgatgacgatcctggaactgctgacgtaaactaggatcccgcgtccagcaggtggaggaagtgtggccaaccttgccacagtaggtgcaatgaggacgagggcggagcctcggaccgcgaggctgctgacgtaaactggaatcccaagcatcCAGCAGGCAGTGAAGCTGTGCCatctcatgcgcagagaggggcgcgactggagaggtcgacgtacaatcaggtgccgacgaggagctatcatccacaagcacagaggccaccaaagggggcgacggagagcaacacgccgatgaagacagagtcggcaaagcgcggtcataaccacgtgaagaggccgcgaaagtcgatgtagagcggcaggccgacgcagacggagtcgacgaagcgcggccataaccgcgggaagatgccgcaaaagtcgatgtagagcggcgagccgacgtagacgaagtcggcgaagcgcaagcagagccgcatgaagaggccgcaaaagtcgatgtagagcggcaggccgatatagaggaagtcggcgaagcgcgggcagaaccgcgtgaagaggccgcaaaagtcgatgtagagcggcaggccgacatagacgaagtcggcgaagcgcgagcagagccgcgtgaagaggccgcaaaagtcgatgtagagcggcaggccgagggagacaaaatcggcgaagcacggccagagccgcgggaagaggccgcgaaagtcggtGACGAAGAATAGCTAGCAGTCATGCACGGAGGCAGCGGACAAATATCAAGTACCGAAGGTGGGCCCAAAGAAGAGGCGGGATCAGCGGAAGacatagctcttttgttttgctttttttttttttgctttctttttttttttttttttttttttttttttttttttgcttttgctTCAGACGGAAGTCAGATCGATCTGACCGGAGCGAAGCTGGAGATCTGAGGGCGTTGGGGCGATCTGGTGGCCAAGCACGGAGCAGTTGGAGCAGAACCAAGGATGCGCGCCTCGGGAGAGCAGCACGGATTTGGAGCAGAACCAGGGATGCCCGCCTCGGGAGAGCAGCGCGGATCGGGCGGCCAAGCACGGGAAGCAGCCACACGCGGCCACGCGCGGGACGAGCGGGCGgccagcagcgggaggcggccgGAGGAGGGGCGACGGCCGGCGGCCACGCACGGAGAAGATCGGGCAGCGCGGCCGGAACACGTACTAGACTAGAGGATCAattattttgctctgataccatgttatagAAATATGCGTGTTATATTACCAGTGCGAAAGCGCCACAATATATAGCATACGTGCAGTGCGCAAATATGCAgttcccctaacatatggggaaactacaatatacagatatatactctagCAGAGAAAACTGCCACCGCCGGCACCGCCCAGGCTTTGTCGCGCTAGCGGCAGCGGCTAGGGAGGGGAGATAGAGGGGGGCCGAGGCCAGAGGTTGAGGGTGAGCGACGGGAGTGAGGAAGGTGTGATTTTGACTTTGCATAAGTTCCAACAAACTCATGTGTTTTCATATTGCACATTATTTGTATGATGACTTGGCAGGTATTGGTTGATCACGGAAGATGGCATGGGATGATGGTCGCTCCATCGCAGCATCAATCATACTCATGGATCACGAAATTCATATATAGTAGTAGGAGTATGATGAATTCATTCTACGAGATAAGCTTGATCGAGGTCCTTTTTAAAATGTGCGATCTGTAGGTTCTCCACggcgaacttcttgaagttgctATTCCTCTTGGTTCTGAAGAAGACGCCCCAGTTGTATGCCCTGTACCTGGGCGGGCTGTCATCGCTCACCAACTCCTCCAGCGGCTGGATCATGGCGTCGCTGCCGGGGTTGAAGAAGTAGGGCAAGGAGAACCTCTCCTTCCGCGAGTTCACGGACGCCCGGTGCTCCGCGCTCTGGTACCTGTCGTTGCTCCACACCTGGACGATGTCGCCGACGTTGACGACGAGGGAGCCCGGGACGGGCCTGACCCGCACCCACTCTCCGTCGGGCCGGCGCCGGACGTCGAGCCCGCCGACGTCGTCCTGGTGGAGCACGGTGAGCGCGCCGGCGTCCTTGTGGTGGGTGACGCCGAGGGCGAGGTGGGGGCTCGGGCAGGGCGGGTAGTGGTTCAGCCGGACGAATGTTGTCTGTGTCTGGTCGCCCTTGAAGAAGCCGTGCAGCCTGTCCGGTTTCAGCCCCAGGCTCCGCGCGATCAGCTCCAGCAGCTTCAGCGCCAGCTGCTCCATCGCCTTAGCGTACTCCTCCAGTGCCTCTCTGCACGCACAAGTAAATAAGTTGAGTGATATGCACGAATTTGGACGCCTATCGACCTTGAATCGATCAGGGTTGCAGTGCTCAACCTGAACCCGGGAAGGTCCTGGGGCCACTTGTTCACGAACACGAGCTCGCCGTCGGCCACAGCTCTCtgctcgggcggcggcggcggctcgcgtGGGAAGAAGTCGAACACCTCCTTCCAGTCCCTGACGTTCTTGGTGTGCTCCGACTCGTAGTACCCGAGCGGCGCCACCGCGTCCCTCCGCACGGCGGCCTTCCGCTCCGCCGGCATCGCGAAGAACGCCCGCTGGGCCTCCAGCGCCCGCGCCATCGTGTCGTCGGGCACGCCGTGGCGCACGACCACGAAAAACCCCCACTCCCGGCTCGCCCTGCCCACCTCGGCCGCCAGCGCATCCTTGCCGGCCTGGTCGCCAGCGGCGAGTGGGGAGAGGTCGATCACCGGGATGCCGGCAGCCTCAGCGATGACTGCCTTGGGACGGTGCTCGGGGGCCTGCACGAAGGCCTGGTCCATGGAGAGGTTGGCCATGGCGACCGGTGTCAGGAAGATCGAGCCCTCGGTAACACGTTCTTCCGATGAAGTGATGAGTGGTGGCGACTTGGCAGCGTGTTGTGCTTAAATTCGAGGATGATGAGAGGACCAAAACGGGGGCGCTACGTTTTGTTGGGTTGAATGAATCACCACGAACCTTCGGTAGGTTTGTCTGCATCTTGTGCTGGCGTGTCGTATGCCGGCACACGACAAGCTACCGCGCTGGCTGTTCGGTTCGGTGTGTTCTTTGTTTGTGACGTCACGAATGATCTATGGCGTTCCTTGACTGCGAGCACACGGCACAACGCATTTGGAACGCTTCAATTTCATCTTTTTCGCGGCAAACAACACTTGTATCAGAACACCGAGCAGTTCATATCAGCGTTTTGGTTAAATATCCGGTTACCGGACCACCCGGGAAAACGTTCCAGTAAAATAATCTcgaattttttgaatttaaatAAGAACCTTCTTTAAATGGTTCTACCAAGGTATCTGAAATCAATTTTACATTTTGAATTCATTTGATAACCAATCGGGGTTTTCCCTCCCGGATTTTTTTCCCTGGAGGAAACCAAAACCTTGGTTCAGAAGGCTAGAGCCTAAAGCAAGGTAAGTACACTAACCTTATTCATTAAGGTCTTTTGTTTGCGAGGAATCATATTTTTTTAAATAGAAGGCTCGATGAACctaactttgaattaacaaagccctcAACTAGTCAGGATCATAACGAGAATAACCATAAcagaaaaagaaaatgaaaactgaAGTTACTAGCTGGAGATACAAGCACATGTGCTAAGCTAAAGCCTAAACAAAGAAGAGACCATGCAGCACGGAACAAGGCTCCAAACTACAAGATTACAAAGGAGCCCGATGCCTCAACTAAACACCGACAACTCAGCCGGAAACTTCGAGCAGCGAGCCGCCACTCTATGGAGCTGCACCAAACTGAAGTAGCACGCTAGGCCGCCTACGAGAGGATCACCATAAccaagtgttgtgggtatacttcatgggtgtaccatcgacggtggctagatccggcaagcccgggtgacccaaagacggtgatggtggcgtatggcccatcgggctgcccagttgctgtagatcaagatagatgaagtccagcccaggaacgaggagccggatccaccgACCAACCCTGGAAGTCGGATCCGGCCTAGCCCATCAGGGGTAGCCGA
It includes:
- the LOC127293819 gene encoding flavonol synthase/flavanone 3-hydroxylase, whose translation is MANLSMDQAFVQAPEHRPKAVIAEAAGIPVIDLSPLAAGDQAGKDALAAEVGRASREWGFFVVVRHGVPDDTMARALEAQRAFFAMPAERKAAVRRDAVAPLGYYESEHTKNVRDWKEVFDFFPREPPPPPEQRAVADGELVFVNKWPQDLPGFREALEEYAKAMEQLALKLLELIARSLGLKPDRLHGFFKGDQTQTTFVRLNHYPPCPSPHLALGVTHHKDAGALTVLHQDDVGGLDVRRRPDGEWVRVRPVPGSLVVNVGDIVQVWSNDRYQSAEHRASVNSRKERFSLPYFFNPGSDAMIQPLEELVSDDSPPRYRAYNWGVFFRTKRNSNFKKFAVENLQIAHFKKDLDQAYLVE